The following nucleotide sequence is from Bactrocera oleae isolate idBacOlea1 chromosome 2, idBacOlea1, whole genome shotgun sequence.
GTGtaattttttagtacgaaaaacattaacaaaagcaattttttcagGATATTTTCCTTTAATTGCTAACATTTCAATCTCgataaaaaacagttttttgttAAATGGGCTTTCGTTTACATAATATGATGTTATGtggtatataccatacatatgtacacgcaATTGTACATAGCTgagtaaatgaaattaatatttctacGAGAATACTTCAAGAATTCTAAAGAATCTGTAATGGACAGCTACTTAGAAGATCTTAtcgaattttattcaaatacctatgtatgtatataatattatgtattattaaatttatggttttataatataattatatatttggaATTTCATAATAATTCGATTTTGCAAAGACTTCAAAGTCATTTCACTTATATCAAAAGTGATAAATAAAAccgattttattatttgtatttctcTTTGGAAATGCCGTCGAACATATGGTAGGCctacaatatatattgtacaataactatttgtattatacaatattacattttttataattattaagtaCCCAACCGACCTCTACTTTAATTACCaactttgaaatattattataaatactcTTCTGAATATGCTAAGTTAAACAAACACAATTGACACTCCAAGGATGAAGGAGATTTAGCCACCATATGCGATTTTTTGTAACTTTAAAGCCTCAGATAGTTGACCATCTGCAAGCCTGTAGCTGTGTCCCATTCACGTGATTCGGCGAATTTAAACTCGCTTAGCCATTTGTTCTCCATCTCGTCGTATCGTGCGATGGCTTCACCGGAAACGCTGTACAATTTATTGTTTACgacaaaaatttcataaaactcGCGCTCCTCCCAGAAGTTAATGACATCCCAGCGGTTGGCGCGCAGGTCAAAGCGTTCCATACAGCTGCCCAGACCCTCACAACAATAGATGTGCGAACCGATTGCCGCGCTAGAGCAATAGCTGTTGACCTCACGCATGGAGGGCATCTCCTGCCACTGGCCCACACGTGGATCATAACGCTCTACCGAGTAAAGTGAACGATGATCGGTCTCACCACCCATCACGTAGAGCGTATTATCTGTATcaagaataaaatataagattaaattacattcatatatacacaccACTAACCGCACACTACCGCGCCCATTGCGTTTCGCTTCGCCAGCATATTCTCACGAAATGTCGCTTTATTTGTGATCAAATTCAAACACTCCACCGAACAGGTGGCACCTTGCAATGTATTGCCGCCGAGCGCATACAAACAGCCATTCAATATGACCGACCGGTGGTGCGAACGCTCCATCAGTAGCGGATGCAGCTCGTGCCACTGATCGCGATAGATGTTGTAGTAAAAACTCTCACGAGTGCTGCGACCCACACTGCCACCTTGCGCGTATAAAATATTCTTGTGCGCCGTCAAACTGACGGCGAATGCTGGTCGTGGCAATGGCTGCAGCTGCGTTGCCTCGTCGAATGCCAAATTAAAGCGTTGCAGATCCGGTTTGCGGCCCATTTTGTCCAACACAAAGATATTCCACTCCATGCTATCGGCACTGTGCAGCACATCGTGCAGCCAACTCTGACTCTCCGCGCTCTGCTTGAGGATGGGCAGTGAGCGTGCCACTTCAGCTGTTACGCAAGCTGGATGTATGTAGCGCAGCAGTGGTGCCAAGTTAGCCGTGCGCTCTGTTGGTCGATGTTCGGCCCAACGTGTCAAGCCACATAGCACAGCGTCGTCGGAATGAACGTAAAGAGCATCGTTAGCCAATATA
It contains:
- the LOC106618067 gene encoding kelch-like protein diablo, whose protein sequence is MSGSGGNGRLAAAQSLQNEHAEALLVQLNEFRKNEQYTDVCLVCDDLRIKAHRNILAAASPYFQAMFGGNFPESSQNEVHIHDMEPRCLELAVDFIYTGHLDNYVDCVQQLLETAAFLQLEHLMDLCTEYMCAQLDADNCLGFKHFAEKQNNFTLLDSACQYIITHFKEVVQSEEFLDMTYLELSNILANDALYVHSDDAVLCGLTRWAEHRPTERTANLAPLLRYIHPACVTAEVARSLPILKQSAESQSWLHDVLHSADSMEWNIFVLDKMGRKPDLQRFNLAFDEATQLQPLPRPAFAVSLTAHKNILYAQGGSVGRSTRESFYYNIYRDQWHELHPLLMERSHHRSVILNGCLYALGGNTLQGATCSVECLNLITNKATFRENMLAKRNAMGAVVCDNTLYVMGGETDHRSLYSVERYDPRVGQWQEMPSMREVNSYCSSAAIGSHIYCCEGLGSCMERFDLRANRWDVINFWEEREFYEIFVVNNKLYSVSGEAIARYDEMENKWLSEFKFAESREWDTATGLQMVNYLRL